A window of Scomber scombrus chromosome 23, fScoSco1.1, whole genome shotgun sequence contains these coding sequences:
- the LOC134006287 gene encoding serine protease FAM111A-like encodes MGTDGHSHELKVKFNASDPEEYTIHCDQPRTVLEAIKSSKKYNELKCTDENIVIQLGEADGEYAVATHFPCSCLEDGALLIISSKPETVVEVLNKPSEIVQPQSRYSVFYIDTVGGRNAKSKKLFRSTAMKQLKYLCVYGEKGMTVENCLKRDGRFIDDLSEFTLSDNKNPKRLTEHTQKVDNLDTKRFKICLPLNKNTKAKDKKQQEVPCASNSSQRKTDSVPVSKVVEVAKQRGTSVKTFLDKSDSNVNTEEIYEKLRQQFPDLKKLMESRFPGDSYEEAVNLRRENFGKIQKSFSEVHRVKKLLELGKSVCKVVVENVREGTGFVLFDNWILTNAHLFKDCVEGEDLLEGLNVFALFNYDDPEPHMNYDCFTVKKTLIDFSDAELDYAVLELNPEGGKPNQSTGTVKVPPGLLKKFGPVPQNGEACIIGHPAGEVKQIDPTCIIEKENRGKAIDDNLEPNRNFPLILHSISKVITNQGIKNILMGGNKADDVVTYNTFMYHGSSGSPVFDAHCRVFGLHTAGYTYGLKNENSVIEYAQPLLTIFKRLLTKIKKSGDDELLKRVKEEAEGNPHLKEDVKVEPEEPEPMVTE; translated from the exons ATGGGGACT GATGGACATTCACATGAGTTAAAAGTGAAATTCAATGCCAGTGACCCTGAAGAGTACACCATTCACTGTGATCAGCCTCGCACGGTGCTGGAGGcaataaaatcaagtaaaaaatacaatgaacTGAAGTGTACTGATGAAAACATTGTAATTCAGCTCGGTGAGGCAGACGGGGAATACGCTGTTGCAACACATTTTCCTTGTTCTTGCCTAGAGGATGGGGCTTTACTTATCATATCATCTAAACCAGAAACGGTTGTAGAGGTCCTAAACAAACCCTCTGAAATAGTGCAACCACAAAGCAGATACTCTGTGTTCTACATTGATACAGTGGGAGGACGAAACGCCAAATCAAAAAAGCTTTTTAGAAGCACAGCAATGAAACAGTTGAAGTATCTGTGTGTCTACGGAGAGAAAGGGATGACTGTGGAAAATTGTCTGAAAAGAGACGGTCGATTCATTGATGACCTCAGTGAATTTACTCTGTCTGACAATAAGAATCCAAAGCGCCTTACCGAGCATACGCAAAAGGTTGACAACCTAGATACAAAAAGATTTAAGATATGTCTTCCACTGAACAAGAATACAAAGGCAAAAGATAAAAAACAGCAGGAAGTGCCATGTGCATCAAATAGCTCACAACGCAAGACTGACTCAGTACCAGTCTCAAAAGTCGTAGAAGTAGCAAAGCAGAGAGGAACCAGTGTGAAAACATTTCTGGATAAAAGTGACAGCAATGTGAACACTGAGGAGATTTATGAAAAACTGCGTCAGCAGTTTCCAGATCTGAAAAAATTAATGGAGAGTCGATTCCCAGGTGATTCTTATGAGGAAGCAGTGAATCTGAGGAGGGAAAACTTTGGAAAGATCCAAAAGTCTTTTAGTGAAGTTCACAGAGTCAAAAAACTGCTGGAACTGGGCAAGTCAGTCTGTAAAGTTGTTGTTGAGAATGTTCGTGAGGGCACAGGCTTCGTACTGTTTGATAACTGGATCCTGACTAACGCACATTTATTCAAAGATTGTGTTGAAGGAGAAGATCTGCTGGAgggtttaaatgtgtttgctttgtttaaCTATGATGATCCTGAGCCTCACATGAATTATGACTGCTTTACTGTTAAGAAAACCCTCATTGACTTCAGTGATGCTGAACTAGATTATGCTGTACTTGAGCTCAACCCTGAGGGCGGGAAACCCAACCAAAGTACAGGGACAGTAAAGGTGCCACCAGGGCTCCTGAAGAAATTTGGTCCTGTGCCTCAGAACGGTGAAGCCTGTATTATTGGCCACCCAGCAGGAGAAGTTAAACAAATAGATCCCACATGCATCATTGAGaaagagaacagaggaaagGCCATCGATGATAATTTAGAGCCAAACAGGAACTTCCCATTAATACTCCACTCAATCAGTAAAGTGATCACAAATCAAGGCATTAAAAACATCTTGATGGGTGGAAATAAAGCAGATGATGTAGTGACCTACAACACGTTCATGTATCACGGCTCTTCTGGCTCCCCGGTGTTTGATGCTCATTGTAGAGTGTTTGGTTTGCACACAGCAGGATATACCTATgggttaaaaaatgaaaatagtgtAATAGAGTACGCCCAACCCCTGCTTACTATATTTAAAAGATTACTGACCAAGATTAAGAAAAGTGGAGATGATGAACTGTTGAAGAGAGTTaaggaggaagcagagggaaacCCACACCTGAAAGAGGATGTAAAAGTTGAGCCAGAAGAACCAGAGCCAATGGTTACTGAATAG